Proteins encoded within one genomic window of Nitrospira sp.:
- a CDS encoding DUF4258 domain-containing protein — protein sequence MVRCDQESDEGKNPPALSVTDISALARAVLEGSCSLIPTDHFKKRSRERDFSVQDALEVFHTGTVSSAPIWNDKTKSWNYDIAGIDLNGDELTVRVAPSKQGLVLVTAF from the coding sequence ATGGTACGCTGTGATCAGGAAAGCGATGAGGGAAAGAATCCCCCTGCATTGTCCGTCACAGACATCAGCGCCTTAGCACGCGCAGTTCTCGAGGGCAGTTGTTCGCTCATCCCGACGGATCATTTCAAGAAACGCAGTCGTGAACGAGATTTTTCTGTTCAGGACGCTCTTGAAGTCTTCCATACGGGCACCGTAAGCTCAGCGCCGATTTGGAACGATAAGACAAAATCCTGGAATTACGATATCGCCGGGATTGATCTCAACGGAGATGAGTTAACGGTGCGAGTGGCTCCCTCCAAACAGGGTCTTGTGCTGGTGACCGCTTTTTAG